One Nicotiana sylvestris chromosome 12, ASM39365v2, whole genome shotgun sequence genomic window carries:
- the LOC138883471 gene encoding uncharacterized protein codes for MEYLNRRMKTLRRQPDFNFHPKCEKLNVTHLGFADDLLFFCRGDPISVRMIYECFQEFSKSSGLAANTEKISIYFGGVCREDQEDIMQSLGFTKGELPFRYLGIPLSDKKTSVVQFKPLMDRMLSKITSCTAKFLSYAGRVQLIKSVLFSIQIFWSQVFVLPKKVVQLIESLCRRFLWTGGTEISKKALIAWDRLCHPKSAGGLGLLDIYAWNMAAICKHLWNVCGKKERLWIKWVRAYYIKHGRVWDARVDRASWVVRKILNAKEVFEQAGCNEMQVTQMITFSTKGMYCKIRGEFQKVIWKRLICNNLGAPRWVFILYIAIHERLLTKDRFAKWKHVDDLKCPMCNNEDESINHLFFQYCYSATVWDRILGWQDINRKSMGWHDEMRWVVRYGQEKSDTASMYRLTLAGCLYCIWQERNMKLFQHKRRTSEIL; via the coding sequence ATGGAATATTTGAATAGGAGAATGAAGACTTTAAGAAGACAACCAGATTTTAATTTCCATCCAAAATGTGAGAAACTGAATGTTACTCATTTAGGATTTGCTGATGATTTGTTGTTCTTTTGTAGAGGAGATCCTATATCAGTTAGAATGATTTATGAATGCTTCCAGGAATTTTCTAAATCTTCTGGGCTGGCAGCAAATACTGAGAAGATCTCCATTTATTTTGGAGGTGTATGTAGAGAGGATCAAGAAGACATAATGCAGAGTTTGGGGTTCACAAAAGGGGAGCTGCCTTTCAGATACCTGGGGATCCCTCTGAGTGATAAAAAGACCAGTGTGGTACAGTTTAAACCACTGATGGATAGAATGCTAAGCAAAATTACATCGTGTACTGCAAAATTCTTATCTTATGCTGGACGTGTCCAATTGATAAAATCTGTACTATTTTCCATTCAAATTTTCTGGTCGCAAGTTTTTGTATTACCTAAGAAAGTGGTGCAATTGATTGAATCATTATGCAGAAGGTTCTTATGGACTGGTGGAACTGAAATATCAAAGAAAGCCTTAATAGCGTGGGAtcgactatgccatcctaaatcTGCTGGGGGTCTAGGATTACTGGACATATATGCTTGGAACATGGCAGCCATATGTAAGCATCTATGGAATGTATGTGGGAAAAAGGAAAGACTTTGGATTAAATGGGTTCGTGCTTACTATATCAAACATGGTAGAGTATGGGATGCAAGGGTGGATAGAGCTTCATGGGTGGTCAGAAAAATTTTGAATGCGAAAGAAGTGTTTGAACAAGCTGGATGCAATGAAATGCAGGTAACTCAAATGATTACATTCTCCACAAAAGGGATGTATTGCAAAATTAGGGGAGAATTTCAAAAAGTTATCTGGAAGAGACTAATATGCAATAACTTAGGGGCACCAAGATGGGTGTTCATATTATACATTGCTATTCATGAAAGATTGCTTACAAAGGATAGGTTCGCAAAGTGGAAGCATGTGGATGATTTGAAATGTCCTATGTGCAACAATGAAGATGAATCCATAAATCACCTATTTTTTCAATATTGTTACTCTGCAACTGTCTGGGACAGGATATTGGGATGGCAAGATATTAACAGGAAATCTATGGGATGGCATGATGAAATGAGATGGGTTGTGAGATATGGGCAGGAGAAGTCTGATACTGCTTCTATGTATAGACTGACTTTGGCTGGATGTTTGTATTGCATTTGGCAGGAGAGGAACATGAAGCTGTTTCAACACAAGAGGCGAACTAGTGAGATACTGTAA